GAACACCAATGCCGTTCGTTGCCCTTCGCGTACTATCGTGTTAAAAAATCTATTCCGAGAATAACGTGCTTAATGAGTTGAGCCGTTCCTTGGCTCGGCTCCACTCTAGCTCGCTCTCGGCTTCTCTTATTCTCAATCGCTGTACTCCCTCCAAAGAAGAGGATGTCCATTTTGACATAAGAGAGGAATGGTTCTTTGTCCGGCAGTGAGCCCACGCCATTAACGCTCCCTGTATCTATGACTTtgactttttctcttttttttcattaaacaATTAATAGAAACATCTTTTCATTCATCCAATCTCATCGTCTTATTGAAGAAGGGTATTTcagtaaaaaagaaagaaagaagggtaCTTCAgtttccaacaaaaaaagaaaaaggatatttCAGATCATAAACAATCAAGGATAGGAGTTAATGATGAACCTAGAGATTCATTGAGTCGCCGACCTATTATTCATGGTTTGAACAGTTTAAATACTTATTTCCAATGCATTATGAGGATCaggtggatgaagagattctctttttACTGTGGTGAAGACAAACTAGCTAGGTCCAAAGGGTAAAGGCAACATGCTACTTGTTGGAGTAATCTCCCATGCCACACTAGTCAGCATAGGCACTAGGTTCTGTTAGTGAGATCTCATAAGGTTTGGGAGGAAAGAGATTATTAGTTAAGTGCATGGTTCAAGCCTTCAAGGTGTCAGTATCAGTATTGTTGGCATTCTAGACTGATTCCTATTGGATATAAACATAAGATATTTGTGCATATTGATACATACCATGGGCCAAATGGTCAAATATGGCTTTGAAAAAACCTAAGGCGAAACCATGTGATACAACTTGTATCAACTGATTCACCACGATCAGTTAGGGGACATGAGAAAAATCCCACAATATCGGTGTGTGATTATTTTCTCATATATAAATAAGGGTAGTGGTTCTCTGTGTAGGAGTGCAACCTACATCATATTCATCGTGGTTATCTCTCTCCAACTGCATTAAAGGTATAGATGTCTTTTCACAAGAGAGACAAACCCATGAGTGCACAAGCATAGCCCGCACTCTTAGATTTCTTTTcctcaataaataaatattgaccGGAAAACAGTGGGTTGGTAACCAAACACGATCTTATTTGCCCTTTTGTCATTTCATGGGGCTGGTCTTGTTGAACCATCCCCGTCAACATAAAGTCTCCTACCAAACTTAAAAGATTATGGATTTGACTCCCATTGCTACGATATCCTTGTCCTGTTTTCTCCATATATCGTGGATGATTTACACGTCCAGCCAATCTAATTTAATGAAGTATCAACCCCTCAACAACCCAagaattttatttccttatacGCCAAAATTGAAAGTCTAGAATATCTTCCATATCTTACATGATTTGTTTTAATGGAAATATCATATATGAATACAAattccaagaaaagaaaagtagaaatattttgttttctaaagtgaaaatttatttttgattATACGTCCCTACGCCAAGACATAAAGAGGTGATAAATAGACCATCTTACCCTTAATTGGATGCCTTTGTACTTTTCCTAATTGATACAATGATTATGCGATCAAATAGCAATAGTTTGttatcaatggaaaaaaaaaaaaagatttaaatttgaaTTCAGTTTAGGAATGATAAAATTTGtttgggttaaaaaaataacaaatttttgttttatatttaatGTAAGCAAGCATGGTTTACACTGATCCCTCTCTAAGAAATTAACATGATCGTTCTGCCCTTTGTTTATGTTTTtatgaaataataaattatcAATTTGAGTACCACAAGTTTTTTTTCCCATGATCCAATGAGAGCATAGCCCGTTAAGGTGGATGATAAACTATGCTTGTGACTCTTTATGTatgaaaaatacaaattaataatttgattagtctctattttttttttttttttttcatattaccCAATGAAAAGATAGCTCATTAAGGTGAATGATCTATTCCCATCTTCCCCAACATCAATATTTCCAGTCTTCTCTCAGTTCTTAggtttcttttaaaaattgaaaaaaaaaaaaaaaaaaaagaagaagaagaaaaaaagacagtTTCTCTTGACGATATCGTGAGGTTCATTGCATGATCCAAAGCTCAAAGATCTCACCCCCTTTTTCTCGACTGATCTTGATGATGCATGGTAAACGGATTTATCATGACCTTAGAAAAATTTgatccaaaagaaaagaaaagaaaaaaacccacaGAAAAATGTTGTCCAAAATTCAGTCAATGGCTGGTGTTTGCTCGACTCACAAGTCATAAGACATATTTAGCTCCTCACATCCATATCTTGAGTACTTATTACTAGAATTTAGTCCAAAGATTTAAGTTTAGGTGCATCCCAAGCCACTCCAAGGTCCAGACCAGTTCAacttgtgtttattttttaccATGCTTTTAACACGCAACTTCTTCCTATGTTTGATAACACGTGCCACTTAAACACTTAAATGCCGTTTCACATCTTTGAACTCTCTTTTGTCGGTGACCACATTGTACTTGGAGACCGGAGCATGCAAAATGGAAAAACCTCTCATGAGTCCCCTATTCATTACGACTCTGTACTAATAGTCTAATACAATGTGTTATGTGCTTGTTTGACCATCTTGTATTGGACCCAGCacttttaaaacccttttgttgCACTTGATGCGTCAATTCTGTACAATCTGGTCTGGTGGGTGATTATAAggaaaatttataaatattcAAAATCCCCTCGTCACTATTGTAAGAGTCAAATTCAAGTGTCGAAACTACTTTTCTGAAAAAATTTAGAATCCTTTCAATTGGGATCAGTTGATTCGAATTAGAATTGACTCTAATTAATCTCGATTCTAAACATTTCAAGGCATCAGGTTGTTGTGTTTTCATATCTGAGGTGCCAATTTTGACTAATCAGTAGGGATGAATTCAACCCCCGATTCGAAATTTAAAATCCTTGAGCATAAGTCAAAACCCATGAGTCTTTAGCCTGGTTGAAGGAAAATTCACTCAATTGATTATTATATTCTCTTCTTAAGGATACAATTAATTAAAGATAAGCAAATGGAAAGGTGCGATTTTTTTCCTATGAATTGGGATGGCAAGTGGCCCATGTGGCCATGCCTAATGGTCTAGCCACGTAGGCCCTGGTCATCTCACTTGATAAGTCCAAATCAGGGACAAGTTCAAGTTAGCTGATGCCCCAACCAACCCCACAACTTGCcacctccttctcttttcttacttcCATTCTCGGCCTTTTTACAAAGTCTGATCAACACACGATTACTTCAAACCATTAGTCTTCTATCCAATAGTCAAAACGATCATATCAGTTGTTTATATGGCAAAGACGGAAAAAGTCATTTTTGAGATATGAAGGTATATACTTTATGGGAAATGGATAATGCTTGGTCACATGGTTTCTGTAGTTAGAAAGAAGAATTTGCAAAATTAATACTTTATtttgagaaataaaaatttacattTATGTTAATGTTCTTATACGTGTTCTCATTGATCTTTACATTGATGCAAAAGTCACAGGATCATGCAATGATATTTTGCCTATAATATGTACTATAAAAGAAGATTAACTGAGTTCCTATTGTTTTGCCGTACCTCGTTGATGTGCTTCTCTGTAACACTTACTCACAAAACCCTAtcttatatatattatatagtaTCTCCAATCCTCTCCTAAATCCTTGTGCTTTCCTTCTCAAAAGTGATCAAAGAATTTGATCTGAAATATATTCCTCATGAGattgtactatttttttttttttttccttttatgggaGAGGTCTTTGTTATTATCAAAGGGTAAGAGGGTAGTGTGAATTAAAACCCATTATCTAAGCTTGCCATCtttgttaatatttttttatgggagCATTTAATTGTAGTTAAAGTGATGAACCAACTAATTAAAGGTCCTTTGTCTTATTCTTTAAAATCGAAGTGTTtgatgattctttgaaagattacaacctttattttttattttttttggtaggacaccaaatttaattaaaaacaaggtttatttttttgccttttcttaCTAATTAAAGATAAAGAATATATCCCCCAATACTGTATCAACTATCAATGAAAGGAAAATTAGATTTCCTACAAAATCAAGGAAAGTTGCTAAACTCGGCATCAATTGAGATAGACACCGATTTAAGGGATCAGAGACGATTTGAtagatttattcttttttaaataaaaaataatattttttactatttttatctttatacTTTATCAATGCGTTGGTATCAGATCGGTCGAGATTAGAAATTGAGGATCGATCTTAGCTGATATTGATTCCCAAGCGATCTGACCTATCTAATCCGATTATAAAACTATAATTGCCACCACTGATGCCAGTATGTATAGATACtgattccaaattaaaatacCATTTGAAATGATACTGTATTCATACTACATCTGTTGattcattcaatcaaatatcagTATCAAACATGGTTgaggtatcggtattggtgtCAGCACCGAATCACTCACATCAGCATGACTAGCCattgataaaataataaaaaaatatttttttttttaaggaaaaaaggtCAATTTATCCAATACAACCGATCTGTGCCATCCCATATTGGTATTGTAGGTGACCGATACCCAATCCAATATCTTAGAATCGCATGATAATACTGATATGAATCGCCAATACCATCGATCCTACACCGATATCTACAATTGCAATCACACGTCACATACGCGTGGTGCTGGCAGTGGCACTCACGAGTGACGACTTATGAGGTCATATTGTCCAACTGGCTGATTCAATTAAGATGACACATCAAGACGGTCATCTTTCTTATCCTTTCCATCCTCTAAGTAGCGCTAAGTAAAGCCGCTTAAATGTGTGAGTCAGCCGCCAAGCCGAAGATGagttggggtttgggtttagggtggtTCATGGTTGGTGAGTTGGTGGATTTAACTCGCCTTTGCCGTCAAAAATCTCACCAATCCCCCGGGCCCACAATAATGGGGTTCGAAGGGCTATTGTTTAAGTCCACCGACTCCGAAATATCGTAGCCGCAGGATACCCGGTCATCCAACGGATTAGTAACTGTCGGTGCAGTAAAATACAGCCGTCTGATCTGGATCCCATAAAGAATATAGGTAATCCAGCCCCCACGCGACATAAGGCACTGCCTATAAATAAGGGATTAGTTGACGTTGCGGTTTGTGCTTCGCTGAACAAGATCACTTCCTCTAGAAGGGGCGAACGTCCTCTTCTCTTTGGGAACCACTACGGATCTGCGGCTTCAACTGCTCTAAGGGCTCTGCTACTCTCATTTACAGAGTTACAGGTATCTTCTTCTCgtactctctctcttcccttcttatcccaatctctttctctcttctgaagTGCTTATCCAGTGCTAGTGAGGCAGTTTTTTACGCGTTTCTTCGTGGATTCCTCGCTGTTCTAGCGCAAATGTTGTGTTTTTGTGTGTTTCAATGTACTTTCAGTTGATGTTTCTTCTCTAACTCACTAGATCTTGAATTTATCTTCGTCTATTGTGTTTTAAGTTTCAGTATCCGAGATGTTTTTGTTAAGATCTGTTTGTTTTTTCTCGAATTGATTACAGATCTGAGTGTTATACGAGTTAGCCGTGGTTTTCTGTTAATGTAATACGTGATTTGAGTTGGTTGCACAGATTAGACTGTAGACTGGTTCGTATTATCTTCAGCGTCAGTCAATCCAAGGGACCGGTTCTATGTTTTTCTAAAACTTTCTTTATGATTTCTAAGATCTGGTAGTTGAGCCACTTCTTGTCTTCTTTGGTTACGCCGCATAATATACTTATTTTAAGTGCTAGTTGTAAGAGATACTTGTAAGTTTTGAAGTTTTGATCAAATGCTCTGTCAAAAGGACGTCTGAAGTAGTTGATGCAACaaattcttctttcctctttagACGCCGTTGCTTTCCGTACCTTTCTGTTTCAGCCTAAGAACATCGTCACGAAGCTCCCAGAAATTCTATCATGCCTACCAAGCCGGATTGTCCATCTGGCGTTGCCTTCTTCGTGGTATGCTAGACCAACATCGTTTTCGGTTTTGTCTGATTGTTAATTCCATGGTCCCGCTGTTGGCTCAAAATTCTACTTCGCCTGTTGCTCTATTTCTGTGATTGTTTCAGCCGGGGCCCCGGGAAACTATCCCTTAGGCACGTGTCCTGTTGAGCATCTGGTCTTTACTAACTATCCCCTAACTTAGATCTGAAAGCTATATGCAACTAGTTCGCTTCAGGCCTCCAACGAGTATGAACTCATTTTTTGGTTCCACACTTCCACTACTGCAGACATTGTTCGATGAATTTGTTCACCGACTCTTCGTGgtaatttctttttgaaaattcttttaacTTTAGGACCGGGTTCTGTGCTGAAACGGTCGGAGATCGAATCGTTTTTCTGTTCTCTTTATTCACTGTTTTCGAGGAATATAAAACGCGTAGAGCCATCAGCCTTTGTGCTATGATTCTGGTTTTGTTGCGTCCCATATATTCGCAACTTTGCTAAAACCAAGTAAAAATTTAATATTATATGCGGTATAGTTTACAAACGATGACTTTGTTCCTCTCAATCCTGGATAGATTCGATTTGTTCTTTACCTTCTAGGAGGAGCATTCTTTATGCTACTCACTCGTATATTGATATATCTGGTTGAATGCGTTTCCTGTGCAGCTTGAAGCAATGGATACCTTCCTATTTACATCTGAATCCGTGAACGAGGGTCACCCCGACAAGTTGTGCGACCAGATCTCCGATGCCATACTCGATGCTTGCCTCGAACAGGACCCCGATAGTAAAGTGGCCTGCGAGACCTGTACCAAGACCAACATGGTCATGGTCTTTGGGGAGATCACTACCAAGGCCAACATAGACTATGAGAAGATTGTCCGAGACACATGCCGAACGATTGGATTTGTTTCCGATGATGTGGGTCTTGATGCTGACAACTGCAAGGTCCTGGTCAACATTGAGCAGCAGAGCCCTGATATTGCTCAGGGGGTCCACGGAAACCTCACCAAGCGCCCTGAGGAGATAGGTGCCGGTGACCAGGGTCACATGTTCGGCTATGCCACCGATGAGACTCCAGAGCTGATGCCGCTCAGTCACGTCCTTGCCACCAAGCTCGGGGCTCGCCTGACTGAGGTTCGCAAGAATGGCACATGCGCATGGCTGAGACCAGACGGAAAGACCCAAGTCACCGTTGAATACCACAAAGAAAATGGAGCTATGGTCCCCATCCGCGTTCACACTGTCCTCATCTCCACTCAGCATGATGAGACCGTCAGTAATGACGAGATCGCCGCTGATCTCAAGGAGCACGTCATCAAGCCTGTCGTCCCAGAGAAGTACCTAGACGAGAAGACCATCTTCCACCTTAACCCCTCGGGGCGTTTTGTCATTGGAGGTCCTCATGGTGATGCCGGCCTCACGGGACGCAAGATAATTATTGACACCTACGGTGGTTGGGGGGCTCACGGTGGTGGCGCCTTCTCCGGTAAGGACCCAACCAAGGTTGACCGTAGTGGTGCCTACATCGTCAGGCAGGCTGCCAAGAGCATCGTCTCCAGTGGGCTTGCTCGCCGCTGCACTGTGCAGGTCTCCTATGCTATTGGTGTTCCAGAGCCGTTGTCCGTCTTTGTCGACACATATGGTACAGGAAAGATTCCGGACAAGGAGATCCTGAAGATTGTCAAGGAGAACTTCGACTTCAGGCCTGGTATGATTGCTATCAGCCTggacctcaagaggggaggtaaTGGTAGGTTCTTGAAGACAGCCGCCTACGGTCACTTTGGCAGGGACGACCCTGACTTCACATGGGAGGTGGTAAAGCCCCTCAAGTGGGAGAATGCCCAAGCTTAGATGCAGTAGACGAGTGATGATCAGGCGCTTGTCTTGCCGTTTCAGTGATCTGCACCCTTTGTTTATGGCCCGTTGAAATATTATACCTGCCAATGTACCGCTGTATGCTCTCTAACGAAACGCACATCCTAATGTCTTACTATTGTTctacgcctttttttttttttttttttgctctcctTCCGTCATCTGTCGCCGTTGCAAGggaaaatgttgattttttgttaATGAAAAGAAtttcctctctacttctctccTTGTGGTATCATtaaccatcattttttttttgggtagaatcaTTAACCATCGAGGGAATGCATTAACATTTATAAGGGCCCTCACAatttggaaagagaaattttttttattcaatttcaagAGTTAAAAAGATATAGTCAGTCTTGAGTTTCCATAGATTCACAACTTGGTAGCAGGCACTGTGGATTCAGCCCATTGCGGGTGGGTCTCACATGGCGAGGGAGAACGAGATGTCAAAAATTGTTGGATTGTTGCCTCGCCTTGTGTTGTCATGCAGCGTTCACATAGGTAAACTAAGAGCAAGACCTGGGCAGATCCAGGCATTGCTGGGCATCGATCATGCAAGGGCCATACATTATTTTCCACAATGGTAAAGGATGCAGAAATTGACATTTCAGGTTCTTTTTAAATCTATATATTGCTTGCGGGAAAATGCTTCGGCTTTAAGATTGTAGGAACATCTATGCATCAGTTCCATTCGGTTCACAGATTATATGAATGCATTATGTTTTGTACATATTCATGTAGGCAACGACATAAACAAGTACAGGAACCATCTCACTATAAAATAATGGAGACGGGATTTGATCCTAGAACTTCAGCACCGAACTCCATTTGGATTAACCACCTACAACAGCATCTAATTCCCCAACCCCATAACATATACAGTCTCCATCCAAGATGGCAGCTAACCCCCAACATGTATGATAAGATATTTGTCAACCAATTTCATTCTAAACTGAATTGCTTTGTGATTAGATCCACAGGTAATGATCCTGGAGGAACAGATGGCCCTATCTCTTCAAAGGAATCACCGGAAAATTTGCTCGCCTCCACCAATGTCAATTTCGTCATGATCATTACCTTCTCTGCACTCAAGTGTGAGATCCATCTGTTAGCTCCTTACTTGAATCAGCGGCATCACAAGCGCTTGACAAAACCAATGCTGGATACGAGTGTTCCTTGGCTTGTGACATATCCACAAATGCCTCAACTCTCTCCAAAAGAGCATCGGGACCAAGTCCAGGATCCTCCAGCAAAAGTGCCTTCCTGGACTCTATGGCACGTTTCCACAGGGACATCATTCGGGGACTTGCGATCTCTGTTTTGGTGTGTGATCCATGACTTCCATACCCTGGCATGCCTGAATGACAAACAGAAACAATGAAG
This Macadamia integrifolia cultivar HAES 741 chromosome 10, SCU_Mint_v3, whole genome shotgun sequence DNA region includes the following protein-coding sequences:
- the LOC122091885 gene encoding S-adenosylmethionine synthase 5-like; the protein is MDTFLFTSESVNEGHPDKLCDQISDAILDACLEQDPDSKVACETCTKTNMVMVFGEITTKANIDYEKIVRDTCRTIGFVSDDVGLDADNCKVLVNIEQQSPDIAQGVHGNLTKRPEEIGAGDQGHMFGYATDETPELMPLSHVLATKLGARLTEVRKNGTCAWLRPDGKTQVTVEYHKENGAMVPIRVHTVLISTQHDETVSNDEIAADLKEHVIKPVVPEKYLDEKTIFHLNPSGRFVIGGPHGDAGLTGRKIIIDTYGGWGAHGGGAFSGKDPTKVDRSGAYIVRQAAKSIVSSGLARRCTVQVSYAIGVPEPLSVFVDTYGTGKIPDKEILKIVKENFDFRPGMIAISLDLKRGGNGRFLKTAAYGHFGRDDPDFTWEVVKPLKWENAQA